The Shewanella algae DNA segment TCACCTCTCAAAAGCCGGTTCACCCGCTAAAGCCGCATCCAGTACAACTCTTAATGCCACTAACTCTTAATGTCACCAACCCTTAGTGCCCGCTTCATGTTACCAAGCCTCAATAGCGCCGCCTTTAGCGAATGAGTGATTCCCTCGCTTGCCGTGAACTGTATTACACCATCAGCTCAGCGCAGTGCGGTCACTTCCCTGGTCTCAGCTCAGCCGCTTGCGCAGACGCTATACTGAGCAGCATTGGTAAAAATCATCACAAAATAAACTTTTTTGCTACATCGGCATCAAACACCTCAATAAGGTAGACACTAAAATATTATTAACCTTTGTTTTAAAATGAAATTTAAAATTGGCATTGGTTTTGCTTTATCGCAACAAAGATCAAGATAAGGACTTTCACATGAAGCGTAACCTCACCTACACCCTGAGCACTGTTTTGCTGCTTGGGTCTCTGGCCAGCGGCTGCAGCGAACAGCAGCAGGAAGAAGAACAACAAGCCTTTGCCATTCCGGTCGAGACCAGCATAGTCACTCAAGGCCAGGTTTCCTCCTTCTACGCCACCACAGCCACACTGGAAGCGCCACAAGAAGCCCATGTGGTCAGCCGTATTGCCGGGCTGATAGAAGCTCTGCAAGTCGAGGAAGGTGACAGAGTCAACAAGGGACAGTTGTTGGCGGTGATAGACTCCCGTCGCCAACGTTATGAGCTGGATAAGGCCGAAGCCGAGGTGCAAATCATCGAGCAGGAGCTCAACCGGCTGAAGAAAATGAATAACCGAGAGTTTGTCAGTGCCGATGCCATGGCCAAACTGGAATTCAACCTGCAAGCCGCCAAGGCGCGTCGGGACTTGGCCAAACTGCAGGTGGAAGAAAGCCAAATCCGCTCTCCCATAGATGGCGTCGTCGCCAAACGTTTTGTCAAACAGGGCAATATGGCCAAGGAGTTTGAAGAGCTGTTCTACCTGGTCAATCAGGATGAGCTCTACGGCATAGTCAATCTGCCGGAGCAGCAACTGAGCAGTTTGCGCATAGGCCAGGAAGCCGAAGTCATCAGTTCCCGCCAGCAGCAAGTGGCGGCCAAGGTACTCAGAATAAGCCCTGTGGTGGAAGCTACCAGCGGTACTTTCAAGGTAACCCTTTCGATCCCCAATCAGGATGCCAGTCTCAAGGCCGGGATGTTTACCCGGGTCGAACTCAGATACGACACCCACGATAATGTGATAGTGGTGCCCTATAACGCCGTCATCAATCAAGATGATCGCAAGGCGCTCTATGTTATCAAAGAGGGCAAGGCGCAGCGCCGCGAGGTCAAACTGGGTTACCGCCAGGACGATAAAGTGGAAATCACCGAGGGCATAAGTCCTGGTGAACAGGTGGTGGTTCGCGGTCAACACAATCTCAAGGATCAATCATTGGTGGAAGTGATAGCTCCGCTGGATCTGGCCAAGGCCAACTAACTGTCACAAGGACCACCTCTTATGTCTATTATTACCACTTCGGTCAAGCGTCCGGTGACCGTCTGGATGTTTATGCTGGCCGTTATCCTGTTCGGCATGGTGGGTTTCTCCCGTCTGGCGGTAAAGCTGTTGCCTGACTTGAGCTACCCCACACTCACCATACGCACCCTATACGAGGGCGCGGCACCCGTGGAGGTGGAGCAGCTTATCTCCAAACCTATCGAGGAAGCGGTCGGTATTGTTAAAGGGCTGAGGCAGATAAGTTCGATTTCCCGCTCCGGTATGTCCGATGTGGTGCTCGAATTTGAATGGGGCACAGAGATGGATATGGCCAGTCTCGATGTGCGGGAAAAACTCGACACCATAGAGCTGCCGCTGGATGTGAAAAAGCCTTTGTTGCTGCGCTTTAATCCCAATCTCGATCCCATCATGCGCCTGGCACTGCCGGCCCCCAAGGCCACGGAAGCCGAGCTCAAGCGCCTGCGGACTTATGCCGAAGAGGAGCTTAAGCGGGATCTCGAGTCACTTTCCGGAGTCGCTGCCGTGCGCCTTTCCGGCGGGCTGGAGCAGGAAGTGCATATTCTGCTCAATCAAGAGAAACTGGCGCAGCTGGATCTCAGCAGTGAAGCTATTCGCAATCGCATCAGTGAAGAAAACGTCAACCTTTCTGCCGGTAAGGTGATCCAGGGCGACCGCGAATATCTGGTGCGCACCGTTAACCAGTTTCACTCCCTCGATGAGCTGGCCAATGTGATTGTCTACCAAGAGGGCAATACCCTGGTACGTCTTGGCGAAATAGCAGAGGTCACAGATGCCTTTAAAGAGCGCAGCGATATTACCCGCATCGGCGGCAAGGAGTCCATTGAGCTCGCCATCTATAAGGAGGGCGATGCCAATACGGTAGCCGTAGCCAATAAGCTTAAGAGCCAGTTGCAACAGATGCGCTCCGAGGCCAAAGACAGCGCCACGCCAGTGCCTGAGATAATTTACGATCAGTCGGAGTTTATCGAAAGCGCCGTCAGTGAAGTGACTTCATCAGCCCTTATCGGCAGTCTGTTGGCGATGCTGGTGATCTACCTGTTCCTTCGAGACATCATCCCTACCCTGATCATCTCCATCTCTATCCCCTTCTCTGTGATAGCCACCTTTAACATGATGTATTTTGCCGATATCAGTCTTAACATCATGTCGCTCGGTGGTATCGCGCTGGCGGTGGGGTTGTTGGTGGATAACGCCATCGTGGTGCTGGAAAACATCGACAGGTGCAAGGCCCAGGGGATGGATCGCCGTCAGGCCGCCATCACAGGAACCAAAGAGGTGGCCGGGGCGATTTTTGCCTCTACCCTGACCACGCTGGCGGTATTTGTGCCCTTGGTATTTGTCGACGGCATTGCCGGAGCCCTGTTTGCCGATCAGGCCCTGACCGTTACTTTCGCCCTGCTGGCCTCTTTGCTGGTTGCCCTCACCTCGATTCCTATGCTGGCTTCCCGCGAAGGCTTCACAATGTTGCCGGAACTGGTCAAGCGTGACAAACCGCAGCCTCCGGCGGGTAAGCTTGGCAAGCTCAAGCATTACAGCGCCACTGTGTTTACCTTCCCTTTCCTGTTGCTGCTCAGCTATCTGCCAAGATTGCTGCTGACGCTGGTGTTAATCGTCACCCGGCTGCTGGTGTGGCTGGTATCCCTGGTGATGAAGCCGCTGTCCAGACTGTTTAACCTTTGCTACGGCTGGCTGGCCGATGGCTATCGGCCGCTGCTGAACCTGGCGCTCAAGTTCCGTGGCATCACTCTGGCGCTGGCCATTGCGGTCACCGCCATCTCTGGCGTCTTGATGAGCCGCCTGGGAATGGAGCTGATCCCACCGATGAATCAAGGCGAATTCTATGTGGAAATCCTGCTGCCTCCCGGCAGTGAGGTGAGCCAAACCGATGCCGTATTGCAGCGTCTGGCGCTGGCCATCAAGGACAGAGAGGAAGTGAAACACGCATACAGCCAGGCCGGCAGCGGTGGTCTCATGACCTCGGATACCCGGCGTGGCGGCGAAAACTGGGGGCGTCTGCAGGTGGTGCTGGCCGATCACCGCGCGTTTGACCAAGTTGCCGCCAAACTGCGCAGCACTTTGCGCACTATTCCCGAGCTGGAAGCGCAGATCCAATATCCCGAGCTGTTCAGCTTCAAGACTCCGCTGGAGATAGAGTTGTCCGGCTATGAATTGGAACAGTTGAAAACCTCGGCCGCTTCACTGGTTAAGGCGCTGGAGGGCGATCCCCGCTTTGTCGATGTCAGCAGCAGCCTGCGTGACGGTCAGCCGGAGCTGAGTATCCGTTTTGATCACGCCAGAATGGCCGCCCTTGGCCTCGATGCACCAACCGTGGCCACCAGCATAGCTCAGCGGGTTGGCGGTACCGTAGCCAGCAAATACACTCTCAGGGAGCGCAAGATAGATATTCTAGTGCGCAGCGAGTTGGATGAACGCAATCAGATAAGCGATATCGATGCCATGCTGATCAACCCATCCAGCCCCCAGCCCATCCCCTTGAGCGCCGTGGCCGATGTCTCGTTGACTCTGGGACCTTCGGCAATCAATCGCATCAGCCAGCAGCGGGTAGCCATAGTGTCGGCCAATCTGGCCTATGGCGATCTCAATCAGGCAGTGGCCAGTGCCAAGCGCATTCTCAGCCAACTGACACTACCCGCCTCGGTGCAGAGCCGATTCGGCGGTCAGAATGAAGAGATGGAGCATTCGTTCCAATCGCTGAAGATAGCGCTGATCTTGGCGGTATTCCTGGTTTATCTGGTGATGGCCAGTCAGTTTGAGTCATTGCTGCACCCCTTGCTTATCCTGATGGCTGTACCCATGGCACTGAGCGGCAGTATCTACGGCCTGGCGATAACAGGCACCCAGTTGTCTGTCATCGTCTTTATCGGCCTTATCATGCTCGCCGGGATAGTGGTCAATAACGCCATAGTATTGGTAGACAGGATCAATCAGCTCAGGCAAAGCGGCAAACAACGTCTCGACGCCATCAAGCAAGCGGCAGCATCGCGTTTAAGACCCATACTGATGACCACACTGACCACCAATCTGGGGCTGCTGCCCATGGCCATAGGCTTGGGGGACGGCAGTGAAGTACGCGCCCCCATGGCGATCACTGTCATTTTCGGCCTCAGCCTGTCGACTCTGCTGACTCTGGTGGTTATTCCTGTGCTCTATGCCCTGTTCGACCGCAAACAGTACGCCGAGCCGGCCACCATGGGAGAAGGCGCATGAATCTGACCAAACTGGCACTCAAGCGCCCGGTGACCACCAGCATGTTCTTTGTGGCCATTCTGCTCTTTGGTCTGGCCGCCAGCCGCTTGCTGCCGCTGGAGATGTTCCCCGGAATAGAGATACCGCGGATCTTTATCCAGGTGCCTTACAAAGGCTCCTCTCCGGCGGAAGTGGAACGCGACATCACCAATGTCCTGGAAGAGTCACTCGCCACCATGGGTGGACTCGATGAGCTGCGCTCACGTTCCAGCCAGGATGGCAGCGAGATAGAAGTGAGAATGAAGTGGGGTGAAAACGTCGCCGCCCGCAGCCTGGAAGCGCGGGAAAAGGTGGATGCGGTGCGCCATCTGCTGCCAACCGATGTGGAGCGGGTGTTTATCATGCAGTTCTCCACTGCCGACATGCCTATGCTGAATATCAGGATATCCAGTGAGCGGGAACTCTCCGGCGCCTTCGATCTACTGGAAAAACAGCTCAAACGGCCACTGGAGCGGGTGGAAGGTGTCTCCAAGGTCACTCTCTATGGCGTGGAGCAAAAACAGATAGAGATACGTCTCGATGCCCAGCGCCTGGCCGCCAGTGGCATGAGTGTTCCCGCCATTCACAAACGTCTGGCGGCAGAAAACTTTGTGATAAGCGGCGGCAACCTGAGGGACAACGGCCGGGTCTATCAGGTGTCTCCCAAGGGCGAGTTCCGTAATCTCGAAGAGATCAAGGCGCTGGTATTGCTGCCGGGTTTGACCCTGGGCGATATCAGCGAAGTCAATTTCGCCCTGCCTGAAGCCACCGAGGGCCGCCATCTTGATAAGAAATATGCCGTCGGCCTGGATGTGTTCAAGGAATCCGGCGCCAATCTGGTGGAAGTTTCTGCCAGGGTGCTAAAGGTGATTGAGGCTGCCAGAGAGGATAAGCAATTTCAGGGGATCAAGCTGTTTATCATGGAAGATCAGGCCCATGGAGTGAAATCGTCACTCAAGGACTTATTAATGTCCGGCCTGCTGGGCGCCCTGCTCTCCTTTGCCGTGCTGTACCTGTTCCTGCGCAACCTGCGCATGACCCTGGTGGTGGTTTCCTCCGTGCCCATCTCCATCTGTATGACATTGGCCGGCATGTACTTTCTCGGCTACAGCCTCAATATCCTCTCTATGATGGGGCTGCTGCTGGCAATAGGTATGCTGATTGATAATGCCGTGGTGGTCACAGAGAGTGTGTTGCAGGAGCAGCAACATGGCGCTGCCGGTCACAATACAGATGACAGCCCCAACGACAATGGCGATCGGGCAATCCTCAACGGGGTCGACAAGGTGGCGCTGGCGGTGCTGGCCGGCACCCTGACCACGGCGATAGTGTTCCTGCCGAATATTTTCGGGGTCAAAGTGGAGCTGACCATCTTCCTCGAACATGTTGCCATCGCCATCTGTATTTCGCTGGCAGCCTCGCTGTTGGTGGCCAAGACACTGATCCCCTTGATGCTGTCAAAACTGCAACTCAGGTTTGAGCGGGTCGAGAAAGAGTCGCGGCTGCAGAAGTCTTACCACACCAGTCTCAACTGGATACTGCAGCACCCGAAAACCGCTACTTGCCTGGCACTGCTGATGTTACTGTCAACCGCCCTGCCGCTGTCGTTGGTGAAACAGGACAGTCAGGACAGCCAAAGCAAGGAGCGCTTCTACATCAACTACCAGTTGGAAGGACGTCATAGCCTGGCGGTCACCGAGGCCATGGTCAGCCAGATGGAGGACTACCTCTATGCCCATAAGGAAGAGTTCCACATAGATGCCGTCTACAGCTATTACTCTCCCGAGGATGCCTCTTCCACCATACTGCTGAAGCCGGATCTGGAAGAAGATGTCGCCGAGCTGAAAAAGCGGATCCGCGAAGGATTTCCCAAGTTCTCCATTGCCAAGCCTCAGTTTGGCTGGGGCAGCGATGAGTCCGGCGTCAGAGTCACACTGACCGGACGCTCCACCTCAGAGCTTATTCGCCTCAGTGAACAGGTGATCCCTTTGCTCTCCAACATAGAGGGCCTGCATGATGTGCGCTCTGAGCTCAACGGTGCCCAGCAGGAGGTGATAGTACAGATAGACAGAGAGCTGGCCGCCCGCCTGGGGCTGAGCATCAAGGATATTGCCGGCAGTATCTCCCTGGCACTGCGGGGCGCGGCACTGCGTTCATTTCGCCACGATCCCAGTGGTGAGCTCAGAATCGAACTGGCCTTTGAA contains these protein-coding regions:
- a CDS encoding efflux RND transporter periplasmic adaptor subunit, coding for MKRNLTYTLSTVLLLGSLASGCSEQQQEEEQQAFAIPVETSIVTQGQVSSFYATTATLEAPQEAHVVSRIAGLIEALQVEEGDRVNKGQLLAVIDSRRQRYELDKAEAEVQIIEQELNRLKKMNNREFVSADAMAKLEFNLQAAKARRDLAKLQVEESQIRSPIDGVVAKRFVKQGNMAKEFEELFYLVNQDELYGIVNLPEQQLSSLRIGQEAEVISSRQQQVAAKVLRISPVVEATSGTFKVTLSIPNQDASLKAGMFTRVELRYDTHDNVIVVPYNAVINQDDRKALYVIKEGKAQRREVKLGYRQDDKVEITEGISPGEQVVVRGQHNLKDQSLVEVIAPLDLAKAN
- a CDS encoding efflux RND transporter permease subunit, with product MSIITTSVKRPVTVWMFMLAVILFGMVGFSRLAVKLLPDLSYPTLTIRTLYEGAAPVEVEQLISKPIEEAVGIVKGLRQISSISRSGMSDVVLEFEWGTEMDMASLDVREKLDTIELPLDVKKPLLLRFNPNLDPIMRLALPAPKATEAELKRLRTYAEEELKRDLESLSGVAAVRLSGGLEQEVHILLNQEKLAQLDLSSEAIRNRISEENVNLSAGKVIQGDREYLVRTVNQFHSLDELANVIVYQEGNTLVRLGEIAEVTDAFKERSDITRIGGKESIELAIYKEGDANTVAVANKLKSQLQQMRSEAKDSATPVPEIIYDQSEFIESAVSEVTSSALIGSLLAMLVIYLFLRDIIPTLIISISIPFSVIATFNMMYFADISLNIMSLGGIALAVGLLVDNAIVVLENIDRCKAQGMDRRQAAITGTKEVAGAIFASTLTTLAVFVPLVFVDGIAGALFADQALTVTFALLASLLVALTSIPMLASREGFTMLPELVKRDKPQPPAGKLGKLKHYSATVFTFPFLLLLSYLPRLLLTLVLIVTRLLVWLVSLVMKPLSRLFNLCYGWLADGYRPLLNLALKFRGITLALAIAVTAISGVLMSRLGMELIPPMNQGEFYVEILLPPGSEVSQTDAVLQRLALAIKDREEVKHAYSQAGSGGLMTSDTRRGGENWGRLQVVLADHRAFDQVAAKLRSTLRTIPELEAQIQYPELFSFKTPLEIELSGYELEQLKTSAASLVKALEGDPRFVDVSSSLRDGQPELSIRFDHARMAALGLDAPTVATSIAQRVGGTVASKYTLRERKIDILVRSELDERNQISDIDAMLINPSSPQPIPLSAVADVSLTLGPSAINRISQQRVAIVSANLAYGDLNQAVASAKRILSQLTLPASVQSRFGGQNEEMEHSFQSLKIALILAVFLVYLVMASQFESLLHPLLILMAVPMALSGSIYGLAITGTQLSVIVFIGLIMLAGIVVNNAIVLVDRINQLRQSGKQRLDAIKQAAASRLRPILMTTLTTNLGLLPMAIGLGDGSEVRAPMAITVIFGLSLSTLLTLVVIPVLYALFDRKQYAEPATMGEGA
- a CDS encoding efflux RND transporter permease subunit; this encodes MNLTKLALKRPVTTSMFFVAILLFGLAASRLLPLEMFPGIEIPRIFIQVPYKGSSPAEVERDITNVLEESLATMGGLDELRSRSSQDGSEIEVRMKWGENVAARSLEAREKVDAVRHLLPTDVERVFIMQFSTADMPMLNIRISSERELSGAFDLLEKQLKRPLERVEGVSKVTLYGVEQKQIEIRLDAQRLAASGMSVPAIHKRLAAENFVISGGNLRDNGRVYQVSPKGEFRNLEEIKALVLLPGLTLGDISEVNFALPEATEGRHLDKKYAVGLDVFKESGANLVEVSARVLKVIEAAREDKQFQGIKLFIMEDQAHGVKSSLKDLLMSGLLGALLSFAVLYLFLRNLRMTLVVVSSVPISICMTLAGMYFLGYSLNILSMMGLLLAIGMLIDNAVVVTESVLQEQQHGAAGHNTDDSPNDNGDRAILNGVDKVALAVLAGTLTTAIVFLPNIFGVKVELTIFLEHVAIAICISLAASLLVAKTLIPLMLSKLQLRFERVEKESRLQKSYHTSLNWILQHPKTATCLALLMLLSTALPLSLVKQDSQDSQSKERFYINYQLEGRHSLAVTEAMVSQMEDYLYAHKEEFHIDAVYSYYSPEDASSTILLKPDLEEDVAELKKRIREGFPKFSIAKPQFGWGSDESGVRVTLTGRSTSELIRLSEQVIPLLSNIEGLHDVRSELNGAQQEVIVQIDRELAARLGLSIKDIAGSISLALRGAALRSFRHDPSGELRIELAFERDWRQSLERLKQLPIVRQDNKVYSLESLAKVEIVPRFDVIRHYDRQTALSIGANLEDLSMEEAQKQIMAALKHVNFPHGYDYSLRGGFQRQDEEESVMLINMVLAIAMIYIVMAALFESLLLPSAIITSILFSITGVFWALWLSGTPMSVMAMIGILILMGIVVNNGIVLVDQINQMTPPLEQLSEVIASVCVTRLRPVLMTVGTTVLGLLPLALGDTQIGGGGPPYSPMAIAIIGGLSFSTLTSLYLVPLCYQAFFRLRHNAAIRLGQSLKLSQRLLPWT